Proteins co-encoded in one Holophagales bacterium genomic window:
- a CDS encoding OmpA family protein: MAPRAARPAVLLAALALGLPPVARAAEVRLNEVVFDGKSAVDIPFVATVRAPAGATLEAEVRPDGDRTRVVFAWRKMKPAILFGGNVTTYVAWAVARDGTVESLGELGVVEAKGETTLTSARKAFGLLVTAETVPGLALPSDVVLFTGGAPDPRKARSEPFTHAGLSGSAKPRNATIATLEWTQPEPVELVKARTLVALAEAAKGDRELRALPDARAALGRAEASWVREGAKAPAEEARRAAFYASEALREAEKRRAAEEAARLEAERKAKEAAERDRSADEAERRRQAEATLAEVEDLRQQALRDQERTRLANAALAAATAQLEAERLALAGRQEELGREREVLAGRLADALGKVATTEETPRGLVVVIPGASFEAGRSALTAAGRTAIGTLAGILLMVPEKNVRVEGHSEPTKNVQAARKLADERARTVADLLREQGVAGERIAFEGYGADRPVASNATAEGRTANRRLEIVVAEGAIAPPPPLEPAPNP, from the coding sequence ATGGCACCGCGGGCCGCCCGGCCGGCCGTGCTCCTCGCCGCCCTCGCACTCGGTCTTCCTCCGGTCGCGCGCGCGGCCGAGGTGCGGCTGAACGAGGTCGTGTTCGACGGAAAGTCGGCGGTCGACATCCCCTTCGTCGCGACCGTCCGGGCCCCCGCGGGGGCGACTCTCGAGGCCGAGGTCCGCCCCGACGGCGACCGGACGCGCGTGGTGTTCGCGTGGCGGAAGATGAAGCCCGCGATCCTCTTCGGCGGCAACGTGACGACGTACGTCGCGTGGGCGGTGGCCAGGGACGGGACCGTCGAGAGCCTCGGCGAGCTCGGCGTCGTGGAGGCGAAAGGCGAGACGACGCTCACATCCGCACGGAAGGCGTTCGGGCTCCTCGTCACGGCCGAGACCGTTCCCGGGCTCGCCCTCCCGTCCGACGTCGTCCTCTTCACCGGCGGGGCCCCGGATCCACGGAAAGCGCGCAGCGAGCCGTTCACTCACGCAGGCCTTTCCGGAAGCGCGAAGCCCCGGAACGCGACGATCGCCACCCTCGAGTGGACGCAGCCCGAGCCCGTCGAGCTCGTGAAGGCGCGCACGCTCGTCGCCCTCGCCGAAGCTGCGAAAGGTGATCGCGAGCTGCGCGCGCTTCCCGATGCCCGCGCGGCGCTCGGCCGAGCGGAAGCGTCCTGGGTCCGCGAGGGCGCGAAGGCGCCGGCCGAGGAGGCGCGCCGGGCGGCCTTCTACGCGTCGGAGGCGCTTCGCGAGGCCGAGAAGCGCCGCGCCGCCGAGGAGGCGGCGCGGCTCGAGGCGGAACGGAAGGCAAAGGAAGCCGCGGAACGCGACCGCTCTGCCGACGAGGCCGAAAGACGACGGCAGGCCGAAGCGACGCTCGCCGAGGTCGAGGACCTTCGCCAGCAGGCCCTCCGCGACCAGGAGCGGACGCGCCTGGCCAACGCCGCGCTCGCCGCCGCGACGGCACAGCTCGAGGCGGAGAGGCTCGCCCTCGCGGGCCGGCAGGAGGAGCTCGGACGGGAGCGCGAGGTCCTCGCGGGCCGGCTCGCTGACGCGCTCGGAAAGGTCGCCACGACGGAGGAGACGCCCCGCGGCCTCGTCGTCGTCATCCCCGGGGCTTCGTTCGAGGCCGGCCGATCGGCCCTGACGGCGGCAGGCCGCACGGCGATCGGGACGCTCGCCGGGATTCTCCTGATGGTCCCGGAGAAGAACGTGCGCGTCGAGGGGCACTCCGAGCCGACGAAGAACGTCCAGGCCGCCCGAAAGCTCGCCGACGAGCGGGCGCGCACCGTCGCCGACCTCCTCCGGGAGCAGGGTGTCGCGGGCGAGAGGATCGCTTTCGAGGGCTACGGCGCGGACCGCCCCGTCGCCTCGAACGCGACCGCCGAAGGGCGCACGGCAAACCGGCGGCTGGAAATCGTCGTCGCCGAAGGGGCGATCGCGCCCCCCCCGCCGCTCGAGCCGGCACCGAATCCCTAG
- the kdsA gene encoding 3-deoxy-8-phosphooctulonate synthase translates to MAVHASITPYLSAGDRCRPVFFAGPCVIESRAHTLKMAKAVKAVFEELGVADRLVFKASFDKANRSAGDAFRGPGIEKGLDILSTVKEKLDLPILTDIHEVEQCEVAAEVADVLQVPAFLCRQTDLIVAAARTGRAVNVKKGQFLAPDDCAQIVAKCRGAGNSNVLLTERGTTFGYHNLVVDFRGLPMMRSLGAPVIYDATHSLQLPGGLGKETGGARQYAPALARAAASVGVDGYFLEVHDDPANAKSDRATQLPLAELPKFLSDLLKFDALRRETEG, encoded by the coding sequence ATGGCCGTCCACGCATCGATCACCCCCTACCTCTCCGCCGGCGACCGCTGCCGCCCCGTCTTCTTCGCGGGGCCCTGCGTCATCGAATCGCGCGCCCACACCCTGAAGATGGCGAAGGCGGTCAAGGCCGTCTTCGAAGAGCTCGGCGTCGCCGACCGCCTCGTCTTCAAGGCGTCGTTCGACAAGGCGAACCGCTCGGCGGGCGATGCGTTCCGCGGCCCCGGCATCGAGAAGGGGCTCGACATCCTCTCGACCGTGAAAGAGAAGCTCGACCTGCCGATCCTCACCGACATCCACGAGGTCGAGCAGTGCGAGGTGGCCGCCGAGGTCGCCGACGTCCTCCAGGTCCCCGCCTTCCTCTGCCGGCAGACCGACCTGATCGTTGCCGCGGCCAGGACGGGCCGTGCCGTCAACGTGAAGAAGGGGCAGTTCCTCGCCCCCGACGACTGCGCGCAGATCGTCGCCAAGTGCCGCGGCGCCGGGAACTCGAACGTCCTCCTGACCGAACGCGGGACGACGTTCGGCTACCACAACCTCGTCGTCGACTTCCGCGGCCTGCCGATGATGCGATCCCTCGGCGCGCCGGTCATCTACGACGCCACCCACTCGCTCCAGCTCCCCGGTGGCCTCGGGAAGGAGACCGGCGGGGCCCGCCAGTACGCTCCGGCACTCGCCCGGGCCGCCGCCTCGGTCGGCGTCGACGGCTACTTCCTCGAAGTGCACGACGACCCGGCGAACGCCAAGTCCGACCGCGCGACGCAGCTCCCGCTGGCCGAGCTCCCGAAGTTCCTCTCGGACCTCCTGAAGTTCGACGCCTTGCGCCGCGAGACGGAGGGATGA